The DNA window tcGTCTAATTTGTCCCTAGAGTAATTACAATTAgattgtattataattttgaaactcAATAGATTCTTCGAAAATTAAGCAAACGAGAATTTACGTATGTTTCGTAACAACATATTAGATACATATACTTCCATGAATTCATTTTATCTAACTTAATTTTGACAAGTATTTTTGTCTCGCCTTACTCAGGCAGTAAACCCATCCGTGGGAATAATCTTCGACTTTATTCCCGTTTTTCCGATTCACCTCCAGATTTAGCTTCATAAAGATGCtttatgaaattgaaaattgcgtCAATCAAGGCAGATTTAAAAAGACGCTACCTCACTGCAATGACTCAAACAAGTCCTTTGAAGGTAGAGTAAAACGTTGTCAATTCTCTCGCGTGTCGTTAGAGTCCAATCGCCCCTCGCACATGCTATGTAAGCAAGTCTATCCTACTACCGTGGCAAACTGGGTGCTTGCGCTGAGGAGGAAAGCACCACGTTCCCGGACATTCAAAGTGTGTCACGTTATAAGGCAAAGTTGCCTGCAGAGACCAAGGGGACCCGAAATTATTGGACTCGAACGACACGATACCAAAGAGCTCTGGAAGTACCAATGACGGAGCCAATTTTATGAATTCATTTGAGTCAAGTTAAAGTGAGGAGATTGAAGCGACTGAATCGACAGTGCGATAAGACTGTccatctgaaaatttttgcatacCTGAATGGCTCGTACGTCGTCGATATCTAGCTTGAAGTTAGGGTCGTACCCCGTTATATACGGCCACATGGCAGCCGATTCGACGCTGCTGTGATGGATTCCAAGAGCATGACCGAACTCGTGGTCTGCTACTTGGAGTAAGCTGACACCGCGATGGCTGTCGATGGTCCATGTTTCAGCAGCGTCAAATTGATCCCAGCAAATACCTTCTGGACTATTTGACTGACCCAAGTCCACTCCAGATCCGTCCAATTCGACGAAGCTGATATTAATGTCAGCCTGGAATTGTAAGGAACGTCAAGTTTCAGAAAATTAAACACGTCGTACTAATTTCTTATAAACTGACGAGACATCCAATGGAAGATCATAAGAATCAAAACTTGAAATCGAGTCTCTCATGTGGTCTCAACAAACTGTTTATATCCTCCCGTCAGTTTTGGTGAAGTTCAGAAGCGTATGTTCAGCCCACA is part of the Neodiprion virginianus isolate iyNeoVirg1 chromosome 5, iyNeoVirg1.1, whole genome shotgun sequence genome and encodes:
- the LOC124305606 gene encoding 50 kDa hatching enzyme-like codes for the protein MPNGRSIVCWADINISFVELDGSGVDLGQSNSPEGICWDQFDAAETWTIDSHRGVSLLQVADHEFGHALGIHHSSVESAAMWPYITGYDPNFKLDIDDVRAIQSSLVSCRSSPIISGPLGLCRQLCLIT